The Methanoculleus sp. SDB nucleotide sequence AGCAATTGAGGAAATAGCCCGGAAAGAACGCCCGAAGATGATCGTCTGCGGGGCAAGCGCCTACCCCCGTGAAATTGACTTTAAAGTGTTTCAGGAGATTGCTGACGGCATCGATGCCTATTGTATGGCCGATATCGCCCACATCGCCGGCCTTTGCGCGACCGGTCAGCACAAGACTTCTGTCGGTGTCACGAACTTCACCACGACAACGACCCACAAAACACTTCGCGGACCCCGCGGCGGTGCGATCATGTGCAACAAAGAATATGCACAGGATATCGATAGAAGCGTATTCCCCGGGATGCAGGGCGGTCCGCTCATGCACACCATCACGGCAAAGGCGGTCTGCTTCAAAGAGGCACTCCACCCCGCCTTTACGGAGTACTGCCGGCAGGTAGTGAAAAATTCCCGGGCCATGGCAGGGGCGCTCGAGGAAGCTGACTTCGACCTTGTTTCGGGAGGTACGGACAACCATCTTATTCTGCTGGATCTGACGAATATGGGAATAACGGGGCTCGAAGCGGAAAACACACTGGGAAAGGCAGGGATTACGGTAAATAAAAACACCATTCCGCGGGAAACCCGAAGTCCCTTTGTGACAAGCGGTCTCCGAATCGGTACACCGGCCGTGACATCACGGGGCATGAAAGAGGACGAGATGATACGGATCGGGGAGTGGATTAGCCGCGTTCTGAAGGATATCACCGACACGTCCGCGATAACACAGGTGCAGGAAGAAGTTCGGACACTCGCAAGCGGATTCCCGCTCTATCCCGAAATCACATGATTCTCGACGGAAAAAAACTCTCGGAAAAACGCCTTGAAATCCTCAAGGAGCATATCGATGAGTCAGGGCTGTATCCCCGTCTTGCCACGGTGATCGTGGGTGACGATCCCGCATCGCGGATGTATGTCCGCATGAAACACCGTGCATGCGAGAAGGTGGGGATCGGATCAATCGGTGTGGAGCTCCCGGTTGATGTTACGACGGAAGCCGTTGTGGAGAATGTCACACGGTTAAACGCGGATCCGCTCATCAGCGGAATTCTCGTGCAGCTCCCTCTTCCGGCCGGAATCAATACGGAACGAGTGATCGAGGCAGTCTCGCCGGAAAAGGACGCAGACGGATTTCACCCGGTAAATCTCGGCAGCCTCTTTTCAGGGCGGCCGCGATTCGTACCCTGCACACCGGGCGGTATTATGACCATGCTTTCGGAGTATGGCTTTGAGTGCGAGGGACAACGTGCCGTGGTCGTGGGAAGAAGCATTGACGTCGGGCGGCCGATGGCTGCTCTGCTTCTTAATGCCGATGCAACCGTGACAATCTGTCATTCGAAAACGAAAAATCTCGCCGAAGAGATGAGGGCAGCCGATATTCTCGTCAGTGCCGTGGGCAGGGCACGGTTCGTCACGGCGGATATGGTGAAGGACAATGCAGTTGTCATCGATGTCGGCATCAACCGTGATGCGGACGGTAGACTCTGCGGCGACGTGGACTATGATGCCGTCATGAAAAAAGCAGCCGCAGTAACCCCGGTGCCGGGCGGCGTCGGCCCGATGACCATTGCAACGCTGATGGAGAACACCTTTAAGGCAGCCAGGTTGTTGGCATGCAATCCTGTCGTATAGGCGGACTGGCTGTAGGCGGTGATGCTCCCGTCCGCCTTATGGGCGTGATAAACTGCAGCCCGGAATCATTTTATTCCGGCTCCTACGTCAGACCCTCCGATGTACTGGATTGCGCACGGACATTTGTTCGCGAAGGTGCGGAGATCATAGATATCGGTGCCCGCAGTACAGCGCCGCGTACACCGCCCATCTCTGTTCCCACCGAAAAGGAACGCATTATTGTGGCTCTGAAATCACTTGAGGGGACCGGGATCCGAATCTCGGTGGATACGATGCACCCCTCCGTTCTTGAAGCATGTACGCGGTACGACATCGCTGCGGTTAATGACATCTCAGGGCTCGCCAACCCCGCATTTGCCGCTAACGTTGCGGACACCGGCCTTCCTGCAATCTGCATGGCGACGTTTCGTGAACCGGGAGATGCCGTGGGGCAGGATGAAACAATGAATGCCCTTGGAAACGTGCTTTCCCGCGCCGAACAGTACGGCATTCGTGATGTTGTCCTTGATCCCGGCATCGGCAGGTGGACCGCGGCACGGACCGTTTCAGATGACTGGGATCTCTGCCGAAATTTTTACCGTTTTCGGGAGCTCAACAGGCCTCTGCTGGCCGCAGTTTCACGAAAAACATTTCTCGGCGAGCTCCTCAACCGGCAGCCCGCCGACCGTCTTGCCGGATCACTTGCCGTTACCTACAGCCTGCTCGAACAGGGGGCGGCCATGGTACGCGCTCATGACGTCCCGGAAACCAGGGATATCATTAGAGTATACGAAATGATGAGAGGAGTGCGATGAACGAATCATTCTGCGTATACGGCCTGAAAACACGGGTAATCGGCGTGAATGACGACCTGGCTTCCGAATGCATCACTGCAGCGATGGCTATCGGAGGCTTTGAAGACGGGGATATTCTCGTCATCGCAGAGAATGCAGTTGCCACCGCGGAAGGAAACATTGTCGTCCTGAAGGACATCACGCCGTCTCAGGAGGCACGCTCGCTCGCCGAACGGTATTCAATGGATGCAGGCGTGGTAGAGGCTGTTCTCCGTGAAAGCGATGAGGTTGTGGGGGGGATCCGGGGATTTCTCCTCTGCATGAAAAACGGAACGCTGCTCCCGAACGCAGGCATTGACGGATCGAATGCACCGCCGGGCACTCTTGTGAAACTTCCGGAAAATTCCGATGCGAGTGCCTGTGCTATACGCCGCACCCTGAAGGAACGTACAGGGGCTTCCGTTGCGGTAATCATTGCAGATTCGAGAACGCATGCAATGCGCCTCGGATGCAGCGGAGTCGCGATCGGCTGTTCGGGGATCGAAGCAGTCCTTGATGACCGGGGCAGACCGGATCTGTTCGGCCGTGCTCTTGAAGTCACCAAACGCGCCGTCGCGGACAATATTGCCTCCGCAGCCGAACTGGTTATGGGAGAAGCGGATGAATGCATTCCGGCAGCAGTCATCCGGGGCCTCGGATTGCCCCTGACGGAGGGGGTGGGAATCGAGAGTATCGAGCCCTCAGAGTGCCTCTTCATGGGTGTTGCGCTGCATGGCAACCCGTCCCTTTTCAATAGACAGTGAAAAACCGCAATCGGTGAGAAATTTTCTGCTTTTCTGCCTTCCATGCAGAAATATCTCCACGAGATCCTCTTTTTCATCCACATCCGTATGAAGACGGAACGAATCGACGATCTCGACCGTCAGACCTTTTTTTTCGGCAATCGCCATGTGGTCGAGAAAACTTGCGCCATAGTAATCCACATGGAAATCCCATGGGCGCCGGATGAACAGTGCATTCGTTCCTCCCCCGCGACCCGGTACGATCGCGAGATCGCACTGCGTGGAGATGAGTCGGTGTATTGATTCCGGGGAGGCCAGCGGAAGATCGGACATGATAATCAGCACCGGCTCCCGAAGCGTGGCGAGACATTCGTTAAGTGCTTCATTCAGTCCGAGGTCCTTGACAACCGTATCGGCGCGGGGATGGGTGAACGGGTGAGTACAGAGCAGGGTAATACGGCATCCTGCATCGCAGACTGCGGAAATAACGTCGTCAAGCATTACCCGGGCAAACGCTTCACGTTCCTCCCGGTTCATCATGCAGGAGAGTCTCGTTTTGGGATTTTCCGGCTTGAAGGGAATAATGGCCCGGACAAACATCTACAAGCGGTTGTTGTGGATGGACTAAAAATGCATCGTTCGGATACATTTCCCGCCGGAAAAGGGTCAATAGGATGGCCGGGTCGCCGCGACAAACACCGGGCCGCTATCGTCCTCCGGTTCCCAGTCCCATGTCGGAGCCGGCTGACCGGAACCCGTCATGCCCGAACCGGCACGCGCAGTGAGCACAATATCAAGATAGGTCGTTTCCCCCGTCCAGACCGTTTCATATATCGAATATCCCTCGTATCCGTCTTTTACCACCTCAATCCGATGGGAACCGGCGGTTAATTCGAGTATGATATCTCCGAATTCATCAGTCGATCCCCAATAGATGCCGTCAACGGAAATATGTGCTCCGGGAGGGAGCGTCCAGATCTGCAGATAGCCGTAGCC carries:
- a CDS encoding serine hydroxymethyltransferase (catalyzes the reaction of glycine with 5,10-methylenetetrahydrofolate to form L-serine and tetrahydrofolate), translating into MSYLADFDPEIAGLIEKERLRQVNGLELIASENVVSRAVLEAMGSVMTNKYAEGYPGKRYYGGCEYHDIVENIARDRMCTLFGAEHANVQPHSGSQANQAVYFAYLGHKDKILSQDLAQGGHLSHGSPVNITGKWYSITHYGVDKDTEMLDYAAIEEIARKERPKMIVCGASAYPREIDFKVFQEIADGIDAYCMADIAHIAGLCATGQHKTSVGVTNFTTTTTHKTLRGPRGGAIMCNKEYAQDIDRSVFPGMQGGPLMHTITAKAVCFKEALHPAFTEYCRQVVKNSRAMAGALEEADFDLVSGGTDNHLILLDLTNMGITGLEAENTLGKAGITVNKNTIPRETRSPFVTSGLRIGTPAVTSRGMKEDEMIRIGEWISRVLKDITDTSAITQVQEEVRTLASGFPLYPEIT
- a CDS encoding bifunctional 5,10-methylene-tetrahydrofolate dehydrogenase/5,10-methylene-tetrahydrofolate cyclohydrolase, yielding MILDGKKLSEKRLEILKEHIDESGLYPRLATVIVGDDPASRMYVRMKHRACEKVGIGSIGVELPVDVTTEAVVENVTRLNADPLISGILVQLPLPAGINTERVIEAVSPEKDADGFHPVNLGSLFSGRPRFVPCTPGGIMTMLSEYGFECEGQRAVVVGRSIDVGRPMAALLLNADATVTICHSKTKNLAEEMRAADILVSAVGRARFVTADMVKDNAVVIDVGINRDADGRLCGDVDYDAVMKKAAAVTPVPGGVGPMTIATLMENTFKAARLLACNPVV
- a CDS encoding dihydropteroate synthase; amino-acid sequence: MQSCRIGGLAVGGDAPVRLMGVINCSPESFYSGSYVRPSDVLDCARTFVREGAEIIDIGARSTAPRTPPISVPTEKERIIVALKSLEGTGIRISVDTMHPSVLEACTRYDIAAVNDISGLANPAFAANVADTGLPAICMATFREPGDAVGQDETMNALGNVLSRAEQYGIRDVVLDPGIGRWTAARTVSDDWDLCRNFYRFRELNRPLLAAVSRKTFLGELLNRQPADRLAGSLAVTYSLLEQGAAMVRAHDVPETRDIIRVYEMMRGVR
- a CDS encoding F420-dependent oxidoreductase — its product is MNESFCVYGLKTRVIGVNDDLASECITAAMAIGGFEDGDILVIAENAVATAEGNIVVLKDITPSQEARSLAERYSMDAGVVEAVLRESDEVVGGIRGFLLCMKNGTLLPNAGIDGSNAPPGTLVKLPENSDASACAIRRTLKERTGASVAVIIADSRTHAMRLGCSGVAIGCSGIEAVLDDRGRPDLFGRALEVTKRAVADNIASAAELVMGEADECIPAAVIRGLGLPLTEGVGIESIEPSECLFMGVALHGNPSLFNRQ
- a CDS encoding 2-phospho-L-lactate guanylyltransferase, producing MFVRAIIPFKPENPKTRLSCMMNREEREAFARVMLDDVISAVCDAGCRITLLCTHPFTHPRADTVVKDLGLNEALNECLATLREPVLIIMSDLPLASPESIHRLISTQCDLAIVPGRGGGTNALFIRRPWDFHVDYYGASFLDHMAIAEKKGLTVEIVDSFRLHTDVDEKEDLVEIFLHGRQKSRKFLTDCGFSLSIEKGRVAMQRNTHEEAL